From Podospora bellae-mahoneyi strain CBS 112042 chromosome 3, whole genome shotgun sequence, the proteins below share one genomic window:
- a CDS encoding hypothetical protein (EggNog:ENOG503PYS3), with product MRTSTLLATVSALALTATAAPALTSPSNQMNPLLKERQQCGTIYPNLRNSPTAPPPYQVFISSADASGIEIGFSIPSSVVSAGTGPCELVLDLSSSKAAVYGSAQVNVYALDGPDANALVGTTQFYQGSKASISSWACREQMCFRLEVAEESEGKQVSFEEVAVQGAGFWMKYGC from the coding sequence ATGCGCACCTCTACCCTCCTCGCCACTGTCTCCGCCCTGGCCCTTACCGCCACCGCAGCGCCCGCCttgacctccccatccaaccaaatgaaccccctcctcaaggaACGTCAACAATGCGGGACCATCTACCCCAACCTCCGcaactcccccaccgccccccctccctaccAAGTCTTCATCTCTTCCGCCGACGCCTCCGGTATTGAGATCGGCTTTTCCATTCCCTCCTCAGTCGTCTCCGCCGGCACCGGACCCTGCGAGCTGGTCCTCGATCTGTCGTCTTCCAAAGCTGCTGTCTACGGATCAGCACAGGTCAATGTTTACGCTCTTGACGGCCCAGATGCGAATGCTTTGGTCGGCACGACTCAGTTCTATCAGGGGAGCAAGGCTAGCATCAGCAGCTGGGCTTGCAGAGAGCAGATGTGCTTCAGACTggaggttgcggaggagTCGGAGGGGAAGCAGGTCAGctttgaggaggtggctGTCCAGGGAGCGGGTTTCTGGATGAAGTATGGCTGCTAG